A window of Candidatus Binatia bacterium contains these coding sequences:
- a CDS encoding alpha/beta fold hydrolase yields the protein MVRGLSTQMIEWSQPLLDQLVLDGHYLILFDNRDVGLSGDFANVATEGPAYSIRDMAGDLVGLLDHLGVASAHIAGMSMGGMIVQHAALAFPDRVRSMTSIMSSSGKPSLPPPSTEAMFYLTAAPEDPENREQVLALGVEGRLCFDGPGYPVDPKVHKANLKQAMDRAYRPDGVARQLAAIAADTDRCEQLARIRVPTMVIHGTDDSLIPLAHGLDTAKSIPNARMEVVEGMGHALPDSLAPLIAELIRSHTGDVESRTAS from the coding sequence TTGGTCCGCGGATTGAGCACACAGATGATTGAATGGAGCCAGCCCCTGCTCGACCAGCTGGTTCTGGATGGGCATTATCTGATCCTCTTTGACAACCGTGATGTCGGTCTCTCCGGCGACTTTGCGAACGTCGCCACCGAGGGGCCCGCCTATTCGATTCGAGATATGGCCGGAGATCTTGTTGGCCTTCTCGACCATCTTGGAGTTGCATCGGCCCATATCGCAGGAATGTCCATGGGAGGCATGATTGTACAGCATGCCGCCCTGGCGTTCCCCGACCGAGTGCGTTCGATGACATCCATCATGTCTTCCAGCGGCAAACCCTCTCTTCCCCCTCCTTCGACCGAGGCCATGTTTTACCTCACAGCAGCCCCCGAGGACCCGGAAAATCGTGAGCAAGTCCTCGCACTCGGCGTCGAAGGTCGTCTCTGTTTCGATGGCCCCGGCTACCCTGTCGATCCGAAAGTCCACAAGGCCAACCTCAAGCAAGCCATGGACCGGGCCTACCGCCCCGATGGTGTCGCACGCCAGCTCGCAGCAATCGCCGCCGATACGGATCGATGCGAACAACTGGCCAGAATCCGTGTACCGACAATGGTGATCCATGGAACCGATGATTCCCTGATCCCCCTGGCGCACGGCCTCGATACAGCAAAATCAATCCCGAATGCACGCATGGAGGTCGTCGAGGGAATGGGCCACGCCCTGCCCGACAGCCTGGCCCCCTTGATCGCCGAGCTGATTCGTTCGCATACCGGAGACGTCGAGAGCCGAACAGCCTCTTAG
- a CDS encoding acyltransferase, with product MTSPHKPTVVGQFQRLLGSMTPRQVVTVYAEEWLGSLLRPIPSLLGFILRYLFYKVLFQRLGGFGYMMRGIQFIHSYGISMGRNHHINTGCTFDGRGGLVIGDNVLFGPNVVVVSSQHRWDLSTTLPIIEQGHRKAKIEIGDDCWIGANAVVTPGVSLAQGTVVGAGSVVTASTEPYSIVAGAPARKIGTRDHSES from the coding sequence ATGACAAGCCCGCACAAGCCGACGGTGGTCGGGCAGTTTCAGAGGCTGCTCGGGAGCATGACCCCGCGTCAGGTGGTCACGGTCTACGCCGAGGAATGGCTCGGGTCTTTGCTGCGGCCGATCCCCAGTTTGCTGGGATTCATTCTTCGTTACCTGTTTTACAAAGTTCTTTTTCAGCGCCTCGGTGGCTTTGGCTACATGATGCGAGGAATCCAGTTCATCCATAGTTACGGAATCTCGATGGGGCGAAATCACCATATCAATACAGGGTGTACCTTCGATGGCCGAGGGGGACTGGTCATCGGCGATAACGTCTTGTTCGGACCGAATGTCGTTGTCGTAAGTTCGCAGCACCGATGGGACCTGAGCACAACGTTGCCAATCATCGAACAAGGCCACCGCAAGGCGAAAATCGAGATCGGCGACGATTGCTGGATCGGAGCGAATGCGGTGGTCACGCCAGGCGTTTCACTGGCTCAGGGGACGGTAGTCGGTGCGGGTTCCGTGGTCACGGCCTCGACCGAGCCCTATTCGATCGTGGCCGGCGCACCCGCCCGCAAGATTGGCACTCGAGATCATTCCGAGAGTTGA
- a CDS encoding class I SAM-dependent methyltransferase — MLCSETPVGSATCKLCAELQDEKLFAKQGWDFLRCANCGLVTIDPMPTASEVESNHDESYADGEYAAFASAHEVRQGIAASRFSMVQPQAPAGAWLDVGASTGAFVAEASAVGLDAEGLEISRVAVAQAQSRGLRVHRSAVEDFQPDKDYAVVTAFDLVEHLVDPVPFVRRMSEWLQPGGLMAITVPNIASFAARILGPRWFFYAPPDHIHYFTPATIGRLLAETSLEEISIQPSYKPLTMDYAAEQLGHFLPAMAPVVGGLARILPRRLAGYAWPLPIGEILVTARRAR; from the coding sequence ATGCTTTGTTCCGAAACTCCGGTCGGCTCGGCGACCTGCAAACTTTGCGCGGAGCTTCAGGACGAGAAGCTCTTTGCCAAGCAGGGCTGGGATTTTCTTCGTTGTGCCAATTGTGGCCTCGTCACTATCGATCCGATGCCGACCGCATCAGAGGTCGAGTCCAATCATGATGAGAGCTACGCAGACGGCGAATATGCGGCTTTTGCCTCGGCGCATGAAGTCCGACAAGGCATTGCTGCAAGTCGATTCTCGATGGTGCAGCCGCAAGCACCCGCGGGGGCATGGTTGGATGTGGGCGCGTCGACCGGGGCATTTGTTGCGGAAGCCTCCGCCGTTGGTCTCGATGCGGAAGGTTTGGAGATTTCTCGCGTGGCCGTCGCGCAAGCGCAATCGCGTGGGCTTCGTGTCCACCGATCGGCCGTCGAAGATTTCCAACCAGACAAGGACTACGCGGTTGTGACGGCATTCGATCTGGTCGAGCATTTGGTCGATCCAGTTCCTTTCGTGCGCCGCATGAGCGAGTGGCTGCAACCAGGCGGCTTGATGGCGATCACCGTGCCGAATATCGCCAGTTTTGCTGCACGAATTCTGGGGCCCCGTTGGTTCTTCTACGCGCCGCCGGACCATATCCATTATTTCACCCCGGCGACGATCGGACGCCTCTTGGCCGAGACCTCACTTGAGGAAATTTCGATTCAGCCGTCCTACAAGCCTTTGACGATGGATTACGCTGCCGAGCAATTGGGACACTTTCTGCCGGCGATGGCCCCGGTCGTGGGTGGCCTCGCACGGATTCTTCCTCGCCGACTTGCCGGTTACGCCTGGCCTCTTCCGATCGGCGAGATCCTGGTCACCGCAAGGCGAGCCCGCTGA
- a CDS encoding aspartate aminotransferase family protein, which yields MKLPIQGSDPEEIFDRMRARKREDADWRGGRTWSLVYPAGEDVDAVLRAANELYVYENALNPFRFPSLANMEKEICGMTRDLLHAPEEAGGTLTSGGTESILMSVKAARNRAREERGVEDPEMITPVSAHPAFAKAAEYLGVQLRQAPLAEDLRVDVEAVRGLVSPRTILIVGSAPNYPHGMIDPIPELAAIAMDADASFHTDACVGGFLLPFLEKLGHDVPPWDFRVEGVTTISADVHKYGFSTKGASVISHRDKSMLRHQIFLFDQWPGGLYGSPALAGARPAAPIAAAWAVMNYLGEEGYMRLAGKTLRNAQALRAGIEAIDELSMVGDPPVSIQAFRSDVFDIMAIGDVMDERGWHLDRQKDPDALHMMVSPEHEKIIEPFLADLRDAVAHHGKSKGKPIRYS from the coding sequence ATGAAGTTACCGATACAGGGCTCTGATCCAGAGGAAATTTTCGATCGCATGCGGGCGCGCAAGCGCGAAGATGCGGATTGGCGGGGCGGCCGAACCTGGAGTCTTGTCTACCCGGCAGGTGAAGATGTGGATGCCGTTCTCCGCGCGGCCAATGAACTCTATGTCTACGAGAATGCTTTGAATCCATTTCGCTTCCCCAGTCTGGCGAATATGGAGAAGGAGATTTGCGGGATGACACGTGATCTTCTCCACGCTCCGGAAGAGGCAGGGGGCACTCTGACTTCGGGGGGGACTGAAAGTATCCTCATGTCGGTGAAGGCCGCGAGGAATCGCGCGCGGGAGGAGCGAGGGGTAGAGGATCCGGAGATGATCACCCCGGTGTCGGCGCATCCGGCATTCGCCAAGGCGGCCGAGTATCTTGGCGTGCAACTCCGACAAGCACCTTTGGCCGAAGATCTGCGGGTCGATGTCGAGGCCGTTCGTGGGTTGGTCTCGCCGCGGACAATCCTGATCGTGGGGTCGGCCCCGAACTATCCGCACGGGATGATCGATCCGATTCCGGAGCTCGCAGCTATCGCAATGGATGCGGATGCTTCTTTTCATACGGATGCCTGCGTCGGGGGGTTTCTGCTGCCGTTTTTGGAGAAACTCGGCCATGACGTGCCGCCCTGGGATTTTCGAGTCGAGGGAGTGACCACGATCTCGGCGGATGTCCATAAATACGGGTTTTCGACCAAGGGAGCTTCGGTGATCTCGCATCGTGACAAATCCATGTTGCGACACCAGATATTCTTGTTTGATCAATGGCCTGGCGGGCTCTACGGCTCGCCGGCACTTGCCGGCGCGCGACCTGCGGCACCCATCGCGGCCGCTTGGGCGGTCATGAACTATCTGGGCGAGGAGGGGTATATGCGCCTCGCGGGGAAAACTCTCCGAAATGCGCAGGCACTACGCGCGGGTATCGAGGCGATCGACGAATTATCGATGGTCGGTGACCCTCCGGTCAGTATCCAAGCCTTCCGCTCTGATGTGTTCGATATCATGGCGATTGGAGACGTCATGGATGAACGAGGTTGGCATTTGGATCGGCAAAAAGACCCGGATGCGCTTCATATGATGGTCTCCCCCGAGCATGAGAAGATCATCGAACCCTTTCTGGCCGACCTCCGCGATGCGGTAGCGCACCATGGGAAATCCAAAGGGAAGCCGATTCGCTATAGTTGA
- a CDS encoding M20/M25/M40 family metallo-hydrolase, producing MRLIPFLLALSLSFARPAVAAPDFAAAGLTVRELLGELVAADTTNPPGNEARIARIGENRLLAAGIPARRTEFAPGRENLVARLKGNGSEEPLLLIAHIDVVGARAEAWATSPHEMVEKDGYLYGRGVADDLGMAAVELVVLELLKTNQVKLRRDVIMAWTGDEESGGAGIQWLFKNEPDSIRAAGALNEGGGLRLNTAGVPARIDLQTAEKIYEDFTLTVEGPSGHSSVPLPENAIYRLARALVRLEAHSFPPQLLPVTRAWLQARASIEDAPTATAMRTLAEAEGTLPQEPLDMLMSDPLIAASLQTTCVATLLQAGSRVNALPGQASANLNCRILPDSSPTAVQQELTAVIDDPKVKIEATGNFGSGAPSPLAGEIPEAIIRVSKATWPDIQLVPFMSRGATDSRFLRAAGIPSYGISPILISDEDGSRMHGVDERIPAKSLQPAVEFLYALVVDLAGAKEP from the coding sequence ATGCGACTCATACCCTTTCTGCTCGCCTTGTCCCTCTCTTTCGCTCGACCTGCCGTGGCTGCTCCTGACTTCGCGGCTGCCGGGCTCACGGTGCGGGAACTACTGGGAGAACTCGTGGCCGCGGATACCACCAACCCGCCCGGCAATGAGGCCCGGATCGCAAGAATCGGGGAAAATCGACTCCTGGCGGCCGGGATCCCCGCGCGGCGGACAGAATTTGCCCCGGGGCGCGAAAATCTCGTCGCGCGACTCAAGGGAAATGGATCGGAAGAGCCCCTCCTGCTGATTGCCCATATCGATGTCGTAGGTGCCCGAGCCGAGGCCTGGGCGACCTCACCCCACGAAATGGTAGAAAAAGACGGATACCTCTATGGGCGCGGCGTTGCCGACGATCTGGGGATGGCCGCTGTCGAACTGGTGGTCCTCGAACTTCTGAAGACCAATCAGGTCAAACTGCGACGGGACGTGATCATGGCCTGGACCGGCGATGAAGAAAGCGGTGGCGCCGGCATTCAATGGCTTTTCAAAAACGAGCCGGACAGTATCCGTGCCGCCGGCGCCCTTAACGAAGGAGGTGGCCTGCGCCTCAACACAGCCGGCGTGCCGGCTCGAATCGATCTCCAAACCGCCGAGAAAATCTACGAAGATTTCACCCTCACCGTCGAGGGACCCTCGGGGCATTCCTCGGTGCCTTTGCCGGAGAATGCGATCTATCGGTTGGCTCGCGCACTGGTTCGCCTCGAGGCACATTCCTTCCCGCCACAGCTGTTGCCGGTGACGCGCGCCTGGCTTCAGGCCCGCGCATCGATTGAGGATGCCCCGACGGCCACGGCGATGCGAACGCTGGCAGAAGCCGAAGGTACCTTACCTCAGGAACCTCTGGATATGCTGATGAGCGATCCGCTCATCGCAGCGAGCCTGCAAACGACCTGCGTCGCGACCCTCCTGCAGGCTGGCAGTCGCGTCAATGCACTACCCGGACAGGCGTCGGCCAACCTCAACTGCCGTATCCTCCCCGATAGCTCACCCACCGCTGTACAGCAGGAACTGACCGCCGTGATCGATGACCCGAAAGTGAAGATCGAGGCGACTGGCAACTTCGGTTCCGGAGCCCCCTCACCCTTGGCCGGAGAGATTCCGGAAGCGATTATCCGCGTCAGCAAGGCCACCTGGCCTGACATCCAACTGGTTCCTTTCATGTCGCGCGGTGCGACCGACTCGCGCTTTCTTCGCGCAGCCGGGATTCCGTCCTACGGAATCAGTCCAATTCTGATCTCCGATGAAGATGGTAGCCGGATGCACGGCGTCGATGAGCGAATCCCGGCAAAAAGCCTCCAGCCAGCGGTGGAATTCCTGTACGCTCTGGTCGTTGATCTCGCCGGAGCGAAGGAGCCCTAG
- a CDS encoding glycosyltransferase family 4 protein, with translation MDTDLPLRIAFLTYRGKKTVGGQGVYTRQLTRAMTDLGHSVEVFSGPEWPETDPRVPLHALPSLDFYNEKHPLRLPRPHQMKSWGDWVEFGKFLTGQFPEPLAFSVRARQALIPRINEFDLAQDNQSLGSGLLGLQRAGLPVLGTIHHPTTVDRRLEWEAASNWRERFFKDRWYSFTDMQTRVARDISRLVTVSENSLADIHRDHKIPMDRMHVVPVGVDQELFRPLPNIAPKKGRLVTTASADAAMKGLKFLLEALAMLRRDRDVDLVVIGKLRPDGPAARTIEKLGIQDAVTFIKGVSDERLIEIFNEAEVGVVPSLYEGFSLPAVELMCCGVPLVATTGGALPEVVGPDGETALLVEPGNSLALAERIGVAMDQPELREKIRHAGRRRVLERWTWEHSAKGTLEQYRALLDESGAIEARRPGGRQGAPRFRARA, from the coding sequence ATGGATACGGATCTTCCCCTGCGCATTGCCTTTCTGACCTATCGGGGCAAGAAAACGGTTGGCGGGCAGGGGGTTTATACCCGGCAGCTCACGCGTGCGATGACGGATCTCGGTCACTCGGTCGAGGTTTTTTCTGGCCCGGAATGGCCGGAGACTGACCCGCGTGTGCCCCTGCACGCATTGCCCAGCCTCGACTTTTATAATGAAAAGCACCCTCTGCGCCTGCCCCGACCGCATCAGATGAAGTCCTGGGGGGACTGGGTAGAGTTCGGAAAGTTCCTGACCGGACAATTTCCGGAGCCTCTGGCTTTCAGTGTGCGCGCTCGTCAGGCCCTGATTCCTCGAATCAATGAATTCGATCTGGCGCAGGATAATCAATCTTTGGGTTCGGGGCTGCTGGGCCTCCAGCGGGCCGGCCTCCCGGTGCTTGGGACGATTCACCACCCGACCACCGTCGACCGTCGCCTGGAATGGGAGGCTGCGAGCAACTGGCGTGAGCGATTTTTCAAAGACCGCTGGTACTCGTTTACGGATATGCAGACGAGAGTTGCTCGAGATATCTCGCGCCTGGTCACCGTCTCGGAGAATTCGCTTGCCGATATCCATCGCGACCACAAGATTCCCATGGATCGGATGCATGTGGTTCCGGTCGGTGTGGATCAGGAGTTGTTTCGACCGTTGCCGAATATAGCCCCGAAAAAGGGTCGCCTGGTGACAACCGCGAGTGCTGATGCCGCGATGAAGGGGCTGAAGTTCCTGCTGGAAGCCTTGGCAATGTTGCGCCGTGACCGCGATGTTGACCTCGTGGTGATCGGCAAGTTGAGGCCGGACGGTCCCGCGGCTCGCACGATCGAGAAGCTGGGAATTCAGGATGCTGTCACTTTCATCAAAGGGGTCAGTGACGAGCGCCTCATCGAAATTTTCAATGAAGCAGAGGTGGGTGTCGTCCCTTCGCTTTACGAAGGGTTCTCTCTGCCCGCTGTAGAGTTGATGTGCTGTGGGGTGCCCCTGGTGGCGACTACCGGTGGCGCGTTGCCCGAAGTGGTTGGCCCCGATGGTGAGACCGCTCTTCTGGTCGAGCCGGGAAATAGCCTGGCGCTCGCGGAGCGAATCGGTGTTGCTATGGACCAACCCGAGTTGCGTGAGAAAATCCGTCATGCCGGCCGTCGTCGCGTGTTGGAACGTTGGACCTGGGAACATTCAGCCAAAGGGACTTTGGAGCAATATCGAGCCCTTCTCGACGAGAGTGGAGCGATCGAGGCGCGTCGACCGGGGGGCCGGCAAGGGGCACCGCGCTTCCGGGCGAGAGCCTGA
- a CDS encoding DJ-1/PfpI family protein, which yields MNRLARPILLVLGFILPILVVAGWRSFGAMQRMVQYPGAPPPVVEFTESPAIGDRPVAVILLSNRGTEAADVLLPYAVLQASEAFEVVTVAPERRISPLTGGLDVLPDYSFESWAEIHPEAPDFLVVPFFLDAQSEVLIEWIRARVDQGTPLVSISEAARTLAAAGLLEGQRSTTHFWSMSSLARNYPNTRWVAGTRYLEEEGLISTAGVTAALEGTLAAVRRFGGLPAETRARENLGIESLPKEWPMPVISLTEIGILLLNGCFLTSATPMAIAVPEGADDLHLAALLETYPRSLTAEVATVGDRDKLIRSRAGLPLMVRADESVFPTMSRIVVPGGMGSAGYVDGLLKTPPAPDVVVSSMVGVSSGEGLAWALEDLARVEDQATATLVGDMIEAPSVPRVPGARSWPWPRFLVMCGIGGAGVILVAWLTRRR from the coding sequence ATGAATCGACTCGCTCGCCCGATTTTGTTGGTGCTGGGATTTATCCTGCCCATCCTTGTCGTCGCTGGTTGGCGCAGCTTCGGGGCGATGCAGCGGATGGTGCAGTACCCTGGCGCACCTCCGCCGGTTGTTGAATTCACCGAGTCGCCTGCGATTGGGGATCGTCCGGTCGCGGTGATTCTTCTCAGCAACCGAGGCACTGAGGCCGCGGATGTCTTGTTGCCCTACGCGGTTTTGCAGGCATCCGAGGCGTTTGAGGTGGTGACGGTCGCGCCCGAGCGGCGTATATCCCCTCTGACAGGTGGACTGGACGTCCTGCCTGATTATTCCTTTGAAAGCTGGGCCGAAATTCACCCGGAAGCCCCGGACTTTCTAGTGGTGCCATTTTTTCTCGATGCGCAATCCGAGGTTTTGATCGAGTGGATCCGTGCGCGAGTCGATCAGGGAACACCGCTGGTATCGATCAGCGAGGCGGCCCGGACGTTGGCCGCGGCGGGGCTTCTGGAGGGACAGCGCTCGACAACCCATTTTTGGTCGATGTCGAGTCTCGCCCGGAACTACCCGAATACCCGTTGGGTGGCAGGCACTCGCTACCTCGAGGAGGAGGGATTGATCAGCACGGCTGGTGTGACAGCCGCACTGGAGGGGACCCTCGCGGCGGTCCGCCGTTTTGGAGGATTGCCCGCCGAGACTCGTGCCAGAGAAAATCTGGGGATCGAATCCCTACCGAAGGAATGGCCCATGCCGGTCATTTCTCTGACCGAGATCGGCATCCTTTTGCTTAATGGTTGCTTTCTTACATCCGCGACGCCGATGGCAATCGCGGTTCCCGAGGGTGCTGACGATCTTCATTTGGCGGCCTTGTTGGAGACTTATCCACGCTCATTGACAGCAGAAGTCGCGACGGTCGGGGATCGAGACAAGCTGATCCGATCCCGCGCCGGGCTGCCCCTGATGGTTCGCGCGGACGAATCGGTTTTCCCCACCATGTCTCGTATTGTGGTTCCGGGAGGCATGGGCAGTGCGGGGTATGTCGACGGTTTGCTGAAAACACCACCCGCTCCGGATGTGGTGGTGTCTTCAATGGTCGGAGTGAGCTCCGGCGAGGGACTGGCCTGGGCCTTGGAGGATCTGGCCCGGGTTGAGGATCAGGCAACGGCGACTTTGGTTGGGGATATGATCGAGGCGCCTTCGGTGCCCCGGGTGCCGGGTGCCCGCTCCTGGCCATGGCCGCGCTTTCTCGTCATGTGCGGAATCGGCGGTGCAGGCGTCATTCTCGTGGCCTGGCTCACGCGGCGGCGCTGA
- the rnr gene encoding ribonuclease R, which yields MARSKTPRNLSEDLQNVLAREAPRSLTMKEMARQLGMDRWDRREFESILAKAAVQGKLTRIGKNRWRAATEVARKRVPRRRSRSRSETGSSEPMVMQGRYSRARAGFGFVATTGEDREKIGGDVFVPRGGEAGALHGDKVRVEVRRFDPETGRSTGQIVAVLEQANQHILGRVESVFRRDGSGAPKFRVVPHDDRLPMLEIVGGRELDAAAEGSNALVRLTEVPSARTGAKGEVVRILGDLADPEVQVLHIALEAGLRLEFDEALQQAAAELPSDPDPKEFPGRRDLRNVPFVTIDGESARDFDDAVHLEQLPEGLSRLSVAIADVSHYVRPGSLLDQEAVARGTSTYFPDRAIPMLPERLSTELCSLMPNRDRLVLVAEMVHDGRGGRLDVQVYRAVIRSAARLTYTQVATLLSEVTTPEIEAEREQLAAILPMLQSMRELMRRLHQRRVNAGSLDLDLPEALLDLSEEGRAVGARLAPRNDAHRMIEEMMLEANCAVAEFLEAKRVPQPYRVHESPDASSIDDLNQLLAPLGLRIHYSGEIQPKDIQRALHDLAEHRLSRVLSRQVLRSLKQARYTTKNEGHFGLAFSSYCHFTSPIRRYPDLLVHRQIGRILDGEISAAQSCAEELERLCGENSDAERRSMDAERAMVDLKKAELMLDHLLEEESATIVGVEKFGIFVELNSYPVEGLIALDDLPGQFRFDERLKILTSIRGGRRFRLGDSLRVEAVDASLERRRVRFVLAEDPMLRGYRNRDELLATD from the coding sequence GTGGCTCGCTCGAAAACCCCCCGGAATCTGTCAGAAGACCTTCAGAACGTGCTTGCACGCGAGGCTCCTCGATCTCTGACGATGAAGGAAATGGCGCGCCAACTGGGGATGGATCGCTGGGATCGTCGGGAATTCGAATCCATATTGGCGAAAGCTGCGGTTCAGGGAAAGCTGACACGGATTGGTAAAAATCGCTGGCGTGCGGCAACGGAAGTCGCTCGAAAGCGCGTGCCGCGCCGCCGCAGCCGATCCCGCAGCGAGACTGGGTCGTCCGAGCCGATGGTCATGCAGGGGCGCTATAGTCGCGCACGTGCCGGGTTTGGTTTCGTGGCAACGACAGGCGAAGACAGGGAGAAAATCGGCGGCGATGTCTTCGTGCCCCGCGGCGGGGAGGCCGGCGCTCTGCACGGGGACAAGGTTCGCGTCGAGGTCCGTCGCTTCGATCCGGAAACCGGACGTTCCACAGGTCAGATCGTCGCCGTTCTGGAGCAGGCGAACCAACATATTCTTGGTCGCGTCGAAAGCGTTTTTCGCAGGGATGGCTCGGGGGCTCCGAAGTTTCGGGTTGTTCCTCACGATGATCGTTTACCGATGCTGGAAATTGTCGGCGGCCGCGAGTTGGACGCCGCGGCCGAAGGCTCCAACGCTTTGGTCCGTTTGACCGAGGTGCCGTCAGCTCGAACAGGTGCCAAGGGGGAAGTCGTTCGGATTCTCGGCGATCTCGCCGACCCCGAGGTGCAGGTCCTGCATATCGCACTCGAAGCCGGGTTGAGGTTGGAGTTTGATGAAGCTTTGCAGCAAGCCGCCGCGGAGCTGCCCAGTGATCCCGACCCCAAGGAATTCCCGGGTCGTCGAGATTTGCGCAACGTTCCGTTTGTCACGATCGACGGCGAGAGCGCGCGAGATTTCGATGATGCGGTTCATCTGGAGCAACTGCCGGAAGGCCTTTCGCGTCTCAGCGTAGCTATCGCGGATGTCTCGCATTACGTGCGCCCGGGTTCGTTGCTGGATCAGGAGGCGGTTGCGCGCGGCACCAGCACTTACTTCCCCGACCGCGCGATCCCGATGTTGCCGGAGCGGCTTTCGACGGAGCTATGCTCTCTGATGCCGAATCGTGACCGACTGGTTCTGGTTGCTGAAATGGTGCACGACGGCCGCGGCGGTCGACTCGATGTCCAGGTCTATCGGGCCGTGATCCGTAGCGCGGCCCGCCTCACCTACACTCAGGTTGCGACTCTCTTGTCCGAAGTAACGACGCCGGAAATCGAGGCAGAGCGGGAGCAACTGGCGGCGATCCTGCCGATGTTGCAATCGATGCGAGAGCTCATGCGGCGCTTGCACCAACGCCGCGTTAACGCGGGTTCCCTCGATCTGGACTTGCCCGAAGCTCTGCTGGATCTTTCGGAAGAGGGCCGAGCTGTGGGCGCCCGGCTTGCACCCCGAAACGATGCGCACCGGATGATCGAAGAAATGATGCTCGAGGCGAATTGTGCAGTTGCCGAGTTCCTCGAAGCGAAGCGTGTTCCACAGCCCTATCGGGTTCATGAGTCGCCGGATGCGAGCTCGATCGATGACCTCAACCAACTTCTCGCACCTCTGGGCCTCCGCATTCACTACAGTGGCGAGATTCAGCCAAAGGATATCCAGCGCGCCCTTCACGATCTGGCGGAGCATCGACTCTCGCGCGTCCTCTCGCGACAGGTTCTGCGGAGCCTGAAGCAGGCCCGCTATACCACGAAAAATGAAGGCCATTTCGGTCTGGCATTCTCCTCCTATTGTCATTTTACCTCGCCGATTCGGCGCTACCCGGACCTTCTTGTCCACCGTCAGATCGGCCGTATCCTCGATGGAGAAATCTCGGCCGCCCAAAGCTGTGCGGAGGAGCTGGAGAGGCTTTGCGGTGAAAATTCGGACGCCGAGCGTCGCTCCATGGACGCCGAGCGTGCGATGGTCGATTTGAAGAAGGCAGAACTGATGCTCGACCATCTGCTGGAAGAAGAGTCGGCGACGATCGTCGGCGTTGAGAAGTTCGGGATTTTTGTGGAGCTGAATTCCTACCCCGTCGAGGGCTTGATCGCTCTCGACGATTTGCCCGGGCAGTTTCGCTTCGATGAGCGATTGAAGATTCTCACCTCGATACGCGGTGGCAGGCGCTTTCGACTGGGCGACTCTCTGCGCGTGGAAGCTGTTGATGCATCGCTGGAGAGAAGGCGGGTTCGCTTTGTGCTTGCCGAGGATCCCATGCTTCGCGGCTACCGAAACCGAGATGAGCTGCTCGCTACGGATTGA